The Manihot esculenta cultivar AM560-2 chromosome 1, M.esculenta_v8, whole genome shotgun sequence genome has a window encoding:
- the LOC110622794 gene encoding acyl transferase 4 has protein sequence MALSVIRTSRCLVRPLEPTPSETLDLSVIDRLPVLRCNARTLHVFRNGPEAARIIREALSKALVPYYPLAGRLKESSQGQLQIECSGQGVWFVEASTTSNLESVNYFDNVTTIPCDELLPDYVPETDKDIEPLVQMQVTQFASGGFVIGLIFCHSICDGLGAAQFLNAVGELARGVEQLSVSPVWCRDFAPTPPQQANVTALPILPPPMPNYRLEHANIDISIDQITRLKKEFHESTGKTCSTFEVVAATFWRHRTIAINLKHNTKMKLVFFANCRQVLDPALPKGFYGNCFFPVTITVQAESLAQASNIEVIKLIQESKSKLPTEFGKYLKGEYLKDGEDPFAPPLIYSTLFISEWGRLGFNQVDYGWGPPVHIVPIQGSSIIPVGIVGSLPLPEKGIRLMTWCVEEVHRQHFIDQMTKAT, from the exons ATGGCTTTGTCTGTAATTAGAACAAGTCGATGTCTAGTTAGGCCACTTGAGCCTACACCGtcagaaactcttgatctctctGTCATTGATAGATTGCCTGTCCTGAGATGCAATGCTCGGACGCTGCATGTTTTCAGAAATGGCCCTGAAGCAGCAAGAATTATAAGAGAGGCCTTGTCAAAGGCTTTGGTCCCTTACTACCCTCTTGCAGGGCGTCTCAAGGAGTCCAGCCAGGGCCAGCTTCAGATTGAATGCTCTGGTCAAGGTGTATGGTTTGTTGAGGCATCTACTACTAGTAATCTTGAATCTGTCAATTATTTTGATAATGTCACAACAATCCCCTGTGATGAACTCCTTCCTGATTATGTTCCTGAAACTGACAAAGACATCGAACCACTTGTCCAAATGCAG GTTACACAATTTGCATCTGGAGGTTTTGTGATTGGACTTATATTCTGCCATAGTATATGCGACGGCCTTGGAGCTGCACAATTCTTAAACGCAGTTGGGGAGCTAGCTAGAGGTGTTGAGCAGCTTAGCGTTTCCCCAGTTTGGTGTAGGGACTTTGCTCCAACACCACCCCAGCAAGCGAATGTCACAGCACTGCCAATACTGCCACCACCAATGCCAAATTACAGGTTAGAACATGCCAATATAGACATTTCAATTGATCAAATTACTCGGCTCAAGAAAGAATTTCACGAGTCGACGGGGAAAACTTGCTCCACGTTCGAAGTTGTAGCTGCCACATTTTGGAGACACCGAACGATTGCAATAAACCTGAAGCACAACACAAAGATGAAGCTTGTTTTCTTCGCGAATTGCCGCCAAGTCCTAGACCCTGCTTTGCCTAAAGGATTCTACGGGAATTGTTTCTTCCCAGTGACAATCACAGTTCAAGCAGAGTCTCTGGCACAAGCATCAAACATTGAAGTGATAAAACTCATACAAGAATCAAAATCTAAGCTGCCAACAGAATTTGGTAAGTATCTGAAGGGCGAGTATTTGAAAGATGGTGAGGACCCATTTGCACCGCCGCTAATCTACAGCACATTGTTCATATCAGAATGGGGTAGATTGGGATTCAATCAGGTGGATTATGGATGGGGTCCTCCAGTGCATATTGTTCCAATACAGGGCTCTAGCATCATACCTGTAGGTATTGTAGGATCGTTGCCACTGCCGGAGAAAGGCATCCGTTTGATGACTTGGTGCGTTGAGGAGGTCCATCGCCAGCACTTCATTGATCAGATGACGAAAGCTACTTGA